A single window of Oncorhynchus keta strain PuntledgeMale-10-30-2019 chromosome 34, Oket_V2, whole genome shotgun sequence DNA harbors:
- the LOC118366852 gene encoding TBC1 domain family member 8-like isoform X3 has product MSTRRLLSRTALEISHRRRGHGDTGGKFTGLLVGALDSVLDSNARVTPFRILLQMPGSQVSWTIACGAAVGEMNRHWDWLVQNLLHSLSVFENKEDVASFVKGKVKGLIAEEVRGRQAAQEEEPEKFREALLKFELCFGLPSSEKLVTTYSCCCWKGRVPRQGWLYLSINHMAFYSFLLGKEVKFVIPWAEVTRLERVSTGLMTDMVRVMTRRCQLDFSMFLSLDEAFGVIGQLADIALRRLLDSEGLELDRVLQQSSNITKRVLEEQALRTYVLALFRLPRGERLQEVALCSVWTPHARCHTTGTLFTTDSYLCFASREEGHCSLLIPLSEVISIEKAESTSLLPNPVIVSVRSKKAFQLIELQDRDSLVDGLTSRLRALQWKHSMFRSKKSLTSSSPYYTFCYDTMYCDGEDIEERALRQTVNTEALMACYHHSQPDPNNSTATMEQVKERLWEDHFPEYGRGVHMFRTEKIQKLVAMGIPESLRGELWMTFSDASSELASHPGYYSGLVTESMGQSSLATEEIERDLHRSLPDHPAFQNVKGIAALRRVLTAYAHRNPKIGYCQSMNILASVLLLYTKEEEAFSLLVAVCERMLPDYFNRRVIGAQVDQSVFEELIRDRLPELAEHIPDLSPLSSISLSWFLTLFLSVLPFRSAVCVVDCFFFHGIKAIFQLGLAVLDANATALCASADDSQALMILTGFLDQVKYDEDPSPPTPTPHPLSSQSGEEEGRPPVKQHTLITDLIADSYEKFGDLTVRQIEKLRCRHRIQVLQAHEDTTKENALRVVTPDVSLSPENLADVYDLFKTEHFINLYWGDGGTTLALQHHDPGRPYVEQYRVDRVQFKSLYMLLVPWLCGFHTDTVAHRTFTLLDQDRDSLITFREFAGWLDTLYFEELNEKVRLLYRLHIPPALTESEDDPSPLKSPQLSTTRPLHVELPNAPDVCVHVEGEMRDFQEQLKQMLKDLAKEKEKDVEQPVPPMNQREFIQFCKTLYSMFHGNPDENELFQAIATVTSLVLQIGEVGHRSRCSGSEVSSEGGDEVEDDHREGSQEDHPVFSTEEEEEEGERKEGTSKSSGSESQSEWAVSYAQILASLLTEQQLVNFFEKPMDLSAKVAEAKVKQYHERAGLLMLQQGTS; this is encoded by the exons GTCTACTGGTGGGAGCTCTGGACTCAGTGCTGGACTCCAATGCCCGGGTCACACCGTTCCGTATCCTACTACAGATGCCTGGGTCACAGGTCAGCTGGACAATAGCTTGTG gtgcTGCTGTCGGAGAGATGAACAGACATTGGGACTGGCTGGTCCAGAAcctactccactctctctcagtGTTTGAGAACAAGGAGGATGTCGCCAGCTTCGTAAAAGGGAAAGTCAAG ggtcTGATAGCGGAGGAGGTAAGGGGGAGGCAGGCGGCTCAGGAGGAGGAGCCTGAGAAGTTCCGGGAGGCGCTGCTGAAGTTTGAGCTATGTTTCGGCCTGCCCTCCTCAGAGAAGCTGGTCACCACCTACTCCTGCTGCTGCTGGAAGGGGCGGGTCCCCCGGCAGGGCTGGCTCTACCTCAGCATCAACCACATGGCCTTCTACTCCTTCCTGTTGGGAAAGGAAG tgaagTTTGTGATCCCGTGGGCGGAGGTGACGAGGCTGGAGCGGGTCTCTACGGGTCTCATGACGGACATGGTGCGTGTGATGACGCGGCGGTGCCAGTTGGACTTCTCCATGTTCCTGAGCCTGGATGAAGCATTTGGGGTCATTGGTCAGCTGGCTGACATCGCCCTGCGACGCCTGCTGGACAGTGAAGGCCTGGAGCTGGACCGAGTCCTCCAGCAGTCCTCCAACATCACCAAGAG GGTTCTGGAGGAGCAGGCGTTAAGGACGTATGTCCTGGCTCTATTTCGGCTACCACGGGGCGAACGTCTTCAGGAGGTGGCGCTGTGTTCAGTGTGGACGCCCCATGCCCGCTGTCACACGACAGGAACACTCTTCACCACCGACAGCTACCTATGCTTCGCCAGCCGAGAGGAGGGCCACTGCAGCCTGCTTATCCCTCTCTCAGAG GTGATCTCCATAGAGAAGGCGGAGAGCACCAGCCTGCTGCCGAACCCAGTGATCGTCAGCGTGAGGAGTAAGAAAGCCTTCCAGCTGATCGAGCTGCAGgacagagacagcctggtggacgGCCTGACATCACGCCTCAGAGCCCTCCAGTGGAAACACTCCATGTTCCGCAGCAAGAAATCTCTG ACCTCCTCGTCTCCCTACTACACCTTCTGCTATGACACCATGTACTGTGACGGGGAGGATATCGAGGAGAGAGCACTACGTCAAACAGTGAACACAGAGGCTCTGATGGCATGCTACCATCACTCTCAACCTGACCCCAACAACAGCACGGCT ACCATGGAGCAGGTGAAAGAGCGTCTATGGGAGGACCACTTCCCGGAGTACGGTCGAGGCGTCCACATGTTCCGCACAGAGAAGATCCAGAAGCTGGTTGCCATGGGGATACCAGAGTCGCTACGGGGAGAGCTATGGATGACCTTCTCTG ATGCTTCATCAGAGTTGGCATCCCACCCAGGCTACTACTCGGGGCTGGTGACAGAGTCTATGGGGCAAAGCAGTCTGGCCACGGAGGAGATCGAGAGAGACCTGCAccgctctctgccagaccacccTGCCTTCCAGAACGTCAAAGGCATTGCCGCGTTGCGCCGTGTCCTCACCGCATATGCCCACCGCAACCCCAAGATTGGCTACTGCCAG TCGATGAATATCCTGGCATCTGTGCTGCTGCTGTACACTAAAGAGGAGGAGGCCTTCTCACTGCTAGtggctgtgtgtgagagaatgcTACCTGACTACTTCAACCGCAGAGTCATAG GTGCTCAGGTGGACCAGTCAGTGTTTGAAGAGCTGATCCGGGATCGTCTTCCCGAGCTGGCCGAGCACATTCCcgacctctcccccctctcttccatctccctgTCCTGGTTTCTCACCCTCTTCCTCAGCGTGCTTCCCTTCCGCAGCGCTGTCTGTGTGGTAGACTGCTTCTTCTTTCACGGCATCAAAGCCATCTTCCAGCTGGGGCTAGCTGTGCTGGATGCTAATGCTACGGCACTGTGTGCTAGTGCAGATGACAGCCAGGCACTCATGATCCTCACTGG TTTTCTGGACCAGGTGAAGTACGATGAGGATCCATctccccctacccctacccctcaccctctctcGTCTCAGAGTGGGGAAGAGGAGGGCAGACCGCCTGTTAAACAACACACCCTGATCACTGACCTCATCGCTGACTCCTATGAG AAATTTGGAGACCTGACGGTGAGACAAATAGAGAAGTTGCGATGCAGACACCGGATCCAGGTTCTCCAAGCACACGAGGACACCACCAAGGAGAATGCG CTCAGGGTGGTGACCccagatgtctctctctcccctgaaaaCCTGGCTGATGTCTACGACCTCTTCAAG ACAGAGCACTTCATCAACCTGTACTGGGGCGATGGGGGCACCACATTGGCCCTCCAGCACCATGACCCAGGCCGGCCCTATGTAGAGCAGTACAGAGTGGACCGGGTCCAGTTTAAGAGCCTGTACATGCTGCTGGTTCCCTGGCTTTGTGGCTTTCATACTGACACCGTTGCCCACCGGACCTTCACGCTACTGGACCAGGACAGAGACTCACTCATCACCTTCAGAGAGTTCGCTGGGTGGCTGG ATACACTATACTTTGAGGAACTGAATGAAAAGGTCAGACTACTGTATCGTTTGCACATACCTCCAG CTCTGACTGAGAGTGAGGATGACCCATCTCCACTGAAGAGCCCTCAGCTGTCCACTACCAGACCACTCCATGTAGAGCTGCCCAATG CTCCtgatgtgtgtgttcatgttgaaGGGGAGATGAGAGACTTTCAGGAACAGTTGAAACAGATGTTGAAAGACCTGGctaaagagaaggagaaggatgtGGAGCAACCTGTACCTCCAATGAACCAG AGGGAGTTCATCCAGTTCTGTAAGACCCTCTACAGCATGTTCCATGGCAACCCAGACGAGAATGAGCTCTTTCAGGCCATCGCTACAGTGACCAGCCTGGTGCTGCAGATCGGCGAGGTCGGGCACCGCAGCCGCTgttcagggtcagaggtcagcagCGAGGGTGGGGACGAGGTAGAGGACGATCACAGGGAGGGGAGTCAAGAAGACCATCCTGTCTTCAGcactgaagaagaagaagaagaaggagagagaaaggaggggaccAGCAAGAGTTCAGGGTCTGAGAGTCAGAGCGAGTGGGCGGTCAGCTACGCTCAGATCCTGGCTTCTCTCCTCACAGAACAGCAGCTAGTCAACTTCTTTGAGAAACCAATGGACCTGTCAGCAAAGGTGGCTGAGGCAAAAGTGAAACAGTACCATGAAAGGGCTGGTCTGCTTATGCTCCAGCAAGGGACCAGCTGA
- the LOC118366852 gene encoding TBC1 domain family member 8-like isoform X2: MWLNPEEVLLKNALKLWVTEKSNEFFLLQRRRGHGDTGGKFTGLLVGALDSVLDSNARVTPFRILLQMPGSQVSWTIACGAAVGEMNRHWDWLVQNLLHSLSVFENKEDVASFVKGKVKGLIAEEVRGRQAAQEEEPEKFREALLKFELCFGLPSSEKLVTTYSCCCWKGRVPRQGWLYLSINHMAFYSFLLGKEVKFVIPWAEVTRLERVSTGLMTDMVRVMTRRCQLDFSMFLSLDEAFGVIGQLADIALRRLLDSEGLELDRVLQQSSNITKRVLEEQALRTYVLALFRLPRGERLQEVALCSVWTPHARCHTTGTLFTTDSYLCFASREEGHCSLLIPLSEVISIEKAESTSLLPNPVIVSVRSKKAFQLIELQDRDSLVDGLTSRLRALQWKHSMFRSKKSLTSSSPYYTFCYDTMYCDGEDIEERALRQTVNTEALMACYHHSQPDPNNSTATMEQVKERLWEDHFPEYGRGVHMFRTEKIQKLVAMGIPESLRGELWMTFSDASSELASHPGYYSGLVTESMGQSSLATEEIERDLHRSLPDHPAFQNVKGIAALRRVLTAYAHRNPKIGYCQSMNILASVLLLYTKEEEAFSLLVAVCERMLPDYFNRRVIGAQVDQSVFEELIRDRLPELAEHIPDLSPLSSISLSWFLTLFLSVLPFRSAVCVVDCFFFHGIKAIFQLGLAVLDANATALCASADDSQALMILTGFLDQVKYDEDPSPPTPTPHPLSSQSGEEEGRPPVKQHTLITDLIADSYEKFGDLTVRQIEKLRCRHRIQVLQAHEDTTKENALRVVTPDVSLSPENLADVYDLFKTEHFINLYWGDGGTTLALQHHDPGRPYVEQYRVDRVQFKSLYMLLVPWLCGFHTDTVAHRTFTLLDQDRDSLITFREFAGWLDTLYFEELNEKVRLLYRLHIPPALTESEDDPSPLKSPQLSTTRPLHVELPNGEMRDFQEQLKQMLKDLAKEKEKDVEQPVPPMNQREFIQFCKTLYSMFHGNPDENELFQAIATVTSLVLQIGEVGHRSRCSGSEVSSEGGDEVEDDHREGSQEDHPVFSTEEEEEEGERKEGTSKSSGSESQSEWAVSYAQILASLLTEQQLVNFFEKPMDLSAKVAEAKVKQYHERAGLLMLQQGTS; this comes from the exons GTCTACTGGTGGGAGCTCTGGACTCAGTGCTGGACTCCAATGCCCGGGTCACACCGTTCCGTATCCTACTACAGATGCCTGGGTCACAGGTCAGCTGGACAATAGCTTGTG gtgcTGCTGTCGGAGAGATGAACAGACATTGGGACTGGCTGGTCCAGAAcctactccactctctctcagtGTTTGAGAACAAGGAGGATGTCGCCAGCTTCGTAAAAGGGAAAGTCAAG ggtcTGATAGCGGAGGAGGTAAGGGGGAGGCAGGCGGCTCAGGAGGAGGAGCCTGAGAAGTTCCGGGAGGCGCTGCTGAAGTTTGAGCTATGTTTCGGCCTGCCCTCCTCAGAGAAGCTGGTCACCACCTACTCCTGCTGCTGCTGGAAGGGGCGGGTCCCCCGGCAGGGCTGGCTCTACCTCAGCATCAACCACATGGCCTTCTACTCCTTCCTGTTGGGAAAGGAAG tgaagTTTGTGATCCCGTGGGCGGAGGTGACGAGGCTGGAGCGGGTCTCTACGGGTCTCATGACGGACATGGTGCGTGTGATGACGCGGCGGTGCCAGTTGGACTTCTCCATGTTCCTGAGCCTGGATGAAGCATTTGGGGTCATTGGTCAGCTGGCTGACATCGCCCTGCGACGCCTGCTGGACAGTGAAGGCCTGGAGCTGGACCGAGTCCTCCAGCAGTCCTCCAACATCACCAAGAG GGTTCTGGAGGAGCAGGCGTTAAGGACGTATGTCCTGGCTCTATTTCGGCTACCACGGGGCGAACGTCTTCAGGAGGTGGCGCTGTGTTCAGTGTGGACGCCCCATGCCCGCTGTCACACGACAGGAACACTCTTCACCACCGACAGCTACCTATGCTTCGCCAGCCGAGAGGAGGGCCACTGCAGCCTGCTTATCCCTCTCTCAGAG GTGATCTCCATAGAGAAGGCGGAGAGCACCAGCCTGCTGCCGAACCCAGTGATCGTCAGCGTGAGGAGTAAGAAAGCCTTCCAGCTGATCGAGCTGCAGgacagagacagcctggtggacgGCCTGACATCACGCCTCAGAGCCCTCCAGTGGAAACACTCCATGTTCCGCAGCAAGAAATCTCTG ACCTCCTCGTCTCCCTACTACACCTTCTGCTATGACACCATGTACTGTGACGGGGAGGATATCGAGGAGAGAGCACTACGTCAAACAGTGAACACAGAGGCTCTGATGGCATGCTACCATCACTCTCAACCTGACCCCAACAACAGCACGGCT ACCATGGAGCAGGTGAAAGAGCGTCTATGGGAGGACCACTTCCCGGAGTACGGTCGAGGCGTCCACATGTTCCGCACAGAGAAGATCCAGAAGCTGGTTGCCATGGGGATACCAGAGTCGCTACGGGGAGAGCTATGGATGACCTTCTCTG ATGCTTCATCAGAGTTGGCATCCCACCCAGGCTACTACTCGGGGCTGGTGACAGAGTCTATGGGGCAAAGCAGTCTGGCCACGGAGGAGATCGAGAGAGACCTGCAccgctctctgccagaccacccTGCCTTCCAGAACGTCAAAGGCATTGCCGCGTTGCGCCGTGTCCTCACCGCATATGCCCACCGCAACCCCAAGATTGGCTACTGCCAG TCGATGAATATCCTGGCATCTGTGCTGCTGCTGTACACTAAAGAGGAGGAGGCCTTCTCACTGCTAGtggctgtgtgtgagagaatgcTACCTGACTACTTCAACCGCAGAGTCATAG GTGCTCAGGTGGACCAGTCAGTGTTTGAAGAGCTGATCCGGGATCGTCTTCCCGAGCTGGCCGAGCACATTCCcgacctctcccccctctcttccatctccctgTCCTGGTTTCTCACCCTCTTCCTCAGCGTGCTTCCCTTCCGCAGCGCTGTCTGTGTGGTAGACTGCTTCTTCTTTCACGGCATCAAAGCCATCTTCCAGCTGGGGCTAGCTGTGCTGGATGCTAATGCTACGGCACTGTGTGCTAGTGCAGATGACAGCCAGGCACTCATGATCCTCACTGG TTTTCTGGACCAGGTGAAGTACGATGAGGATCCATctccccctacccctacccctcaccctctctcGTCTCAGAGTGGGGAAGAGGAGGGCAGACCGCCTGTTAAACAACACACCCTGATCACTGACCTCATCGCTGACTCCTATGAG AAATTTGGAGACCTGACGGTGAGACAAATAGAGAAGTTGCGATGCAGACACCGGATCCAGGTTCTCCAAGCACACGAGGACACCACCAAGGAGAATGCG CTCAGGGTGGTGACCccagatgtctctctctcccctgaaaaCCTGGCTGATGTCTACGACCTCTTCAAG ACAGAGCACTTCATCAACCTGTACTGGGGCGATGGGGGCACCACATTGGCCCTCCAGCACCATGACCCAGGCCGGCCCTATGTAGAGCAGTACAGAGTGGACCGGGTCCAGTTTAAGAGCCTGTACATGCTGCTGGTTCCCTGGCTTTGTGGCTTTCATACTGACACCGTTGCCCACCGGACCTTCACGCTACTGGACCAGGACAGAGACTCACTCATCACCTTCAGAGAGTTCGCTGGGTGGCTGG ATACACTATACTTTGAGGAACTGAATGAAAAGGTCAGACTACTGTATCGTTTGCACATACCTCCAG CTCTGACTGAGAGTGAGGATGACCCATCTCCACTGAAGAGCCCTCAGCTGTCCACTACCAGACCACTCCATGTAGAGCTGCCCAATG GGGAGATGAGAGACTTTCAGGAACAGTTGAAACAGATGTTGAAAGACCTGGctaaagagaaggagaaggatgtGGAGCAACCTGTACCTCCAATGAACCAG AGGGAGTTCATCCAGTTCTGTAAGACCCTCTACAGCATGTTCCATGGCAACCCAGACGAGAATGAGCTCTTTCAGGCCATCGCTACAGTGACCAGCCTGGTGCTGCAGATCGGCGAGGTCGGGCACCGCAGCCGCTgttcagggtcagaggtcagcagCGAGGGTGGGGACGAGGTAGAGGACGATCACAGGGAGGGGAGTCAAGAAGACCATCCTGTCTTCAGcactgaagaagaagaagaagaaggagagagaaaggaggggaccAGCAAGAGTTCAGGGTCTGAGAGTCAGAGCGAGTGGGCGGTCAGCTACGCTCAGATCCTGGCTTCTCTCCTCACAGAACAGCAGCTAGTCAACTTCTTTGAGAAACCAATGGACCTGTCAGCAAAGGTGGCTGAGGCAAAAGTGAAACAGTACCATGAAAGGGCTGGTCTGCTTATGCTCCAGCAAGGGACCAGCTGA